tcctttatcgccgtgatcttggcatgaaatctctcaggtaaagatctgagcacctttctcacaatcttgggttcaggaatggtttccccaagattgaacgctgagttcactatgtctttgagcttggcatagaactcatcgaatgactcatcctcctccatcttaatctcttcgaagcttgtagtgagcctctatAGTTTCGAatctttgacagcctttgttccctcataggttgtctggagaatggtttaagcctccttggcagtttcagttgaggatatcttcttaaattcttcattggtgactgcactgactaaagcattcaatgccctgctgttgaagttttttgccttaatcttggcatcatcccaatctGCCAGCGCTTTctttggcttggtccagcctatctcatcagcctgccacactttctcatctaaggACTACAAGAAAGCTttcatgcatactttccagtatgcatagttagtaccatcaaataaagaaggtataattaatgactgtcctctattCATGgcaaataggggtcaatggatcacacagtaaagattaaaacctaatcagagtgtgcctactctaataccacttgaaaggccaaaaacgtattgaccccttgtgataaattaaccaattaattaactaagttaattaattaatcaaattaacatataaAGCATGGctgcacaaacaaatcaccaattaaattaagtatgcagcggaaaataaattgacacggtaatttgtttacgaatggggaaaacctatacggcaaaaaccctaccgggtgattttcaggtcaccactcccgaaattccactattatcacaacaagcggttacaagtaaaggaatcctagtaccttataccaacatatagttgaacctttatcctgatacccaattggacttgttctttagtgacaatttctccttttgatgtacgactcccaagtacgtgactaaccaattgcgcggatcccagtatgcgatttcaatcaccaactagagaaggttgttggctgcaaagttctttagttcatccacatgatgaagataaagaagatgcttgatcacaaaatcttacgatacacaaacacagcaacttcttcaaaagagatgaactagggcaaaactttgtttccagtcacaatttgtttgaaaaaactttgctcaacacttgtgcaacttgtgaattctttgatggcccttaaaataatctttttatatgtctagggttaggaaaAAAGAAGTCCCAAAGGCACATTCACAGATTCCAAGCAAACAGATTAGAATTTCTAATTCTTTCTTAAACCTCGGCaaataggaggtgtcgagcagctgtcgagcaggtgtcaaGCAGACAAGCACATGGGTTGAACagcttcttaaacctcgacatatgctagctgtcaagctctaatgaacttgcacttctcagtttgtttcttggacagacttaatgacttcaatacttgatcttggaacacagtttcttgaagtattaaaaacacctagatctacccaattacaagtaaagtgcgttttgtcaaaggattagccaattacataaaatagtaacatatgttcctaacaagtgaatcacatatgtcctaacattgaTGCTCAATTGCTCAttccctttcttccttttttttcattgaaataCCATAAGTTATCatgaaaaaatgaatgaaaactCAAGATATTCCTTACCATTATCAATACCCTTGCAAAAATTGTTGCTAGTGCCGTATAATTCATGCTCTACTCACATATGGGAAATACTTCTTTTTAtatcaaataaatattaaaataatttagtttacttgaaaattattacaaaaaactTAGGTTGTGTGAATGCAATTCATATCTAATTAAATCCATTACTATAAAAGTGCTCTTACATTTACTTTGATGAGTACTAATAATATAAGAATTGAATATTTGGTTGGGAAAGGAATGTATGCAACTATACATAAGTTCTTTGAGCTCATTAAACATAAATGTATAGGGGCTTTTTCTTGTGCATTGATCTAAGAAATCTATAGAATCCTTAacctaaaaatgaaaagaacagGCCACACAGTCATGGATTGGAGGGTAGAGCAAAAATTCACATTTCACAAAGATTTCAAAGTTCTTTAGATGGAAATTTGACAATATCATCCCTCAAACATTTTTGATATACATATCATACAAAAAAATACTTATCAtaaatgttattaaaaaataaaaatgaagctCTAAATTTGGATGATTCACCTACTATGCAGAAAACTTTCTACTATGCTCAACCATTTTATCTTCAAAACTTTATAATAGGCATTGCTGCAAAAATTTGGATGATTCACCTCTCAAGCaaattttaagataattttaaattaaaaattctaaatgaGCTCACTAAAAAAGTAATGTTTGACCATACttgcttcaaaaataaaaaaaataaaaaaataaaaaataaaaccccgAAAGAATCACAATGAGAACTTCATGGCAATTAGAATCAATCTGTATATAATAATGAAAAGTTGAAACCAAGCCAGCAATAATGATAATATGCACAATAAGCTGAAGAGCTTaaaaatttctctaaaaaataagGACATTCATGGGTAGAtaataatgaaaacaaaatgaGCCAGCAGTAATAATAAGAGAAAACATTGGGTCAGGAGCTGGCGTAAAACCTGTGTTTTACGCCAGCCAATCCTGACCTGCCacgtcacctttttttttttttcttttgcaaaaaCATTAAGCCTTAaacctctctccctctctgtctCTTCTCTCCTCATCTGATCTCTCCATCTTTGAATCAAACCATCACCACTACCATGGCCGGAGCTTCAAAGCTCAACACAAGCCACCATCACCACTACCATGGCCGGAGCTTCAAAGCTCAACACAAGCCACCAGTCTCGCGACCTGAGTTTATTGCCCAATgactctttctttttccctcaGCCTCGGctctcttctctttcctttctcatttctcttttttgtctttattcACTTATGTGCTTTTGTTTGTGCTTGGTGGTTCAGTGATTATGGTCCGGCGATTGTGGTCAAGAGGCACAGTGGTGGTTCGGCGATTGTAGTCATGAGGCACGGTGGTGATGTGAGTCTAATTTGGTGGGTTTCGTGGGCTGATTTGGTGGGTCTCAGTGGTGATTGTGGTCCGGTGGTTCGTGGGTTTGATTTGGTGGGTGAGTGGGTAGGTGCTAGTGGGTCTTGGGTGTTTGTATCAGAGGTGCCTCGACGATGGTGATGATGAGTCTTGGTGGTGTTATTGATGGGTTAGTGGCATGGTGGTTGTTGATGGGTTGCTGAGAAGTGGAAGAGGAAATAGGGTGATAGTGGaggtatttttgttttgttttgttttgtttttttttttttttggttggggcTGGATTGTTGATGGATTGTTGGGTTGCTGGGTTTGATTGTTGGGGCGATGgtgttgtgggtttttttttttttttttttttgctactatGGTTTTTGATTGTGGCCGATGGTGGTTCAAACTCAGGCTGCGAGATTGGTGGCTTGTGTTGAGCTTCGAAGCTCTAACCATGgaggttgtgggtttgattCAAAGATGAAGAGATCAggtgagaagagaagagaaagagagggagagaggctTAAGGCTTAATGTTtttgctggaaaaaaaaaaaatggtgacatAGTGGGTTAGGATGTTTTTCGCTAGCTCATGCCCTAATGTTTTCTCTAATAATAAATATGCAGTCAGTAGGGTACAAGTATCAAGCAATGATACTGTTCCTTCAATATCCAAGTTggcaacgtttttttttttttttttttttttttttttttttttttttttttttttttcgcactAATATTATAGCAAAACAATACTTGAAACTGGAAAATATAGTCCATATTTGGCAGTGACTCACTTAATTAAATACACTTTCCTACCTCAATcctaaatccaaaataaaagaaagccaACAAATTCAAACTATTCTAAGTCTGAATtaaaagcaatgaaaagaggGCTGAAGTCTAGAACTCTTGACAAAGTGACACTCCTCAAAAATCTTAAATGTTTACATCTAAGCAGCAACCCAATGCATGGGCTAgaacacaatttcaaaaaatcatacaCTCGAAACTAGTCCTTGCAGTAATAAAAATCTGATAGTGAAAGCTCAttggaaaattatatattggtaagggaaaaatcctaaaattaaagtaaaaatatCACTAACCATTATATTTTGATCTTCTATGGATTAGGAATTGAAATCCCTAATTGAAGGCAATTGAATCAAACCCAAACTCGAATTTCTCTACAAACTCACCCCAAACTCAAATTagctaccaaaaataaaaataaaaattcgaTAGGGTAGAAACCCAACGACAAACCCAGGTggtttttcaatgttttcagGGAAACAAACCCAACGGCAGAAACCCAGTGGTAGAACCCAGAAGGGCGTAGAAATCTAATGGCAGAAATCGAGATCGGCACCCACAAACCATCTCAAAACCCATATTGGGGAGTAAAAAAGGAAACAGATCGGTTGTGAGATTGGCGGACTCGATTGGTAGTGCGAACTGAGAAATAGAACCTGAGAAGAACCAGTTGTGTTGACGACGATTAATCCGGTGATGAGTGGCGCCAATAGATGGAGGGTGATGAGCGGACTGGGTTGTGGGAGAGTAGAACTGAGGGTGAGAAACTATCATGAGTGAGAGATGAGTGGCGCCTATAAAGGTGGAGTAGTTGAGTTATGGGAGAGAAGGACTGATGGTGGTCTGGGTTGTGGAGAGAGAGTTGATAGTGAAGAGGTGTAGAATATCgggtttgagagagaggagCAAGCGTAAAAGGTTagatttaaaaactaaaaaaaaaaaaaattactgatgTTTAAAATATACAAAGGTCTATCAAAAGTTGGAAGTTTCAAttttatagtatataaattaaaaaccttgattttgaattaaaaattttggtttaatttagGGATGtgtcttttttatatatatatatatatatatgatttttttaaaatattaaaaaaaaatttaaattatttgacTATGTGGTTAGATGAGTGACCCACTAGTTGAACCAGTAACTGATCATGTCAATGTGCAAACCAATGATAACTATGAATTGacatttagtctttttttttttttttttttttttttttctcatattttatcattttcatttataaagAATTTGGGTGTACAGAAGGATATTCTTCAAGCCAAAAATGAGAGTCCTTCACCCAGAGCTTGAGCTACCTAATTACATGTTTAGAAATGGTATGCTTAGAAATGCTTCTGGTGGAAGACCCAAAAGATCGAATAGGCTCCAGCAAATCCGAAATCTCCAATAGGCAAGGTTCCTTTGTGTTAAGCAGTGCAAGAAGCAATGAGTTTGTGAACTCGACAACTGGGTCCACAATTCCAATATCTCGACTGAAGTTCAAGGCTTTCGGTAATGCGTAGGCTGCCGTCCAAGTTGATCACCCTGACGATGAGGCTGTTCACtgcaatttataattatacAAATGAACACTAAGACAaccatttttgtttaatttcccAAACACCTTGCCCTCCATACCCGTACTGATCCAAGCTGAGTACATCTCAAAAAACTTGGCCCAATCTTGAACAGGCGTCacaaaaatggattccaattcaCCCGACCATTAGTCACCTCCATATGTTCAAACATCACAGCATCTTTATCTGGAACTAACCTAGGATAGCTTAAGAAATAAAGGAGTCAAATGACTAATACCACTCCAAGCATCATGCCAAAACCAATCCTAAGtccaacaaaaccaaacaaagagTGGCACCatacttataaaaatgtatttagTATCAAATAATTCTATGTCAAGTGTATTAACATCCAATAATTAAAAGACGTGGGTAAAATAACCACATCAGCATTCTACCACTACTTAAGAGTGTTAgtagataattattttttgcatatatatttctcatttattgaattttgatatgaTTGACGTAATAATGTGGTATTATTTgatactaaataattttttcacttaTGGTAAACATATGGTTTTATATTCTGTAATGTaatacaaacatatataaacaaggGTTTTGCTAACGAGTGCCTTTAGAGCACTCATTAATAATCcactttagaaaatttttaataccatttttatggaaaatgaaaaaagttgtcataatattaattactttttttttttttttttttcatttttcataaaaactttctttatatggattattaaccagtgtcctaagggcacttgttaacattttcctataaaaaaaaccGTACGTCACATATGTGTGTAATGTTGTAATGGTTGCAATATTTTTGCAAACGAAACTGCCCAACAAAGtggttatatataaaattccaagggggaaataaaatatttttggagcAAAACAAGAATAATGATATTTGCGTAGATGCATGTTGCGATCGCAAGATTCATTAACATAGCATATAGCtttatttgctaaaatacaGACTCACCACACCAGTTTATAGATGTGGAAACATCACAAACTTACAACAAAACATTTGTTAAGCTAGAAGCAAAGCATTATTACAAAGTTCAGAATGCATCTAAATAAGCAGAAGCAAAGCACCAAGTCTCCAACAAACACTGAAGCACACAGATGTTCAAGTGTGAAAGACAAAAGGCCTAAGGAAATTCCAGAAAGCGAAAAGCAGGACCATGATTCCAACAACAGTTGCTGTCCCTCTCCAAAAATCTTTGAAATATAGATTTGTTAAGGATGCCATGAGTTTGCTCCAACGGCTGTTATAGTGATGTTTAATCTTTTCACTGAGTTCAAAGTAACAGGAATGATTACCTTCTATAATTTGTAGGCAAAGGCCGTTGATCAGAGTTGCGACTGCCTTATTGTTGCCTAGCCAGTTAACGATAACGTTTTTCTCAACAAGTAGATCCACATCTGCTGCAGTGTTGATAAGATGATCCAACAATACAATATAATTACATACGTAAGCTTCCCGTGGATAATGACACTGCTCTAAGGCCATGAGGTTTCGAACAACAGATTCAGTTTCATCCCCTATTATAAAGGATTTAAGTTCCAAGACAGGTTGCATGATCTCCAAGCATTTGAGGCAAGGAAAGCAACTCAAGAGCCATGAAAAGTCTAAAAATGGACAAATTTCCAATAAGGCACTCTTTCGAAATTGAATGTCAAGTAAGCGTCCATTCTCGGATTTGCTGACTTTGAATTCCACTCCTGCCTCAGACAGGTTGGTTGCACAAGGTACACGTTCAAAACTACGTCCACATGTTGGATTATGTGGAAGGAGAAAATATCTTAGGAAATCAGTAAAATGTTTGACTTCCTTCTTCTTACTAGCGAATATCTTCTCGTAATCAGAATCGCGAACAAAACCGGATATTTCCCAGAAATGGAAGAAGTATTTATGGACATGCCTACGAAAGGAATTATCTTCATTTTGCGGGTACATAAAAAGGTCACTGTAGGCAAACTCGTATAAATCCTCCAGAACAAAAAATGGAACCTGATTTTCTAGTAATAGCAAGTCCTGCATTATGTTATAGCTTCGCCATGGGTTTTCCTTTtcatggtttttcttttctgaattgtcttcttttctttctttttggaaaTTTATTACACATGCACCCCACATCCTCCACTCACACTTTTGGGAAATGGTAGTCATTGCTGGTGGGCTCATTGGCGGGTTTTCATTAGTCCTCCACAACTCTTCAATGATAAAAATAGAATCCAAAAGAATCATTGTCATGAAATCTTCCTCCTTCATCATGTGACTGTCATCTGCATAACAATGAAGGATCTTCCGGTAGTCGAGTTCTTGGATGCGTCCTGAAAGATCCTCCGGGCTCTTGTTCGTCCGATCACAGGCATCCCAGAaatatcttctttttaagtcttccattttcttcaaattttttcttttgtgatgATAAGGGCCTATTGAAATTAGCATTGGAGTGTAGGCATCTTCATTTACTCTGCGGAGTTTCAGGGGAACTTTGTAGATACAACACTCGCGCCGCTTTTCAGGTTCCACTTGCTGGACTGGTGGGGGAATTTCTATACTATACTCTTTGCCTCCACGTTGTTCTGACGGCGTTATTTGAATTTCCATGTCCGGGAAATAGTTTGAATTTCCACGTTGTTCTGCCATAGAAACTCTTTGCACGGACCGCTTGTGAGGTCGAAGGTCAATAATCAACTCTTTGCACGGACCGATTGAATCACTAATATATGGAAATGCTACCCTTCCGGCTTTTCCACCTGTCGTGCTCTTTTTTTCCTAGCCGCAAAAACAACATTAACAAGCAGGGGTAAGTCTCACCTCTCAATGGGTAAAAACTTGTTgcatatacattaatatattaatacgcaaaaaaaaaaaaaaaaaaaaaaaaaaaaaaaaaatgaaatggtaacaagaacaaagtttaattacaaattaatcAAGTTGGAGGACATGCCATCTCACCCAACCTTCTTAAGTCATTTAACGAACCCATTCAAAACTTAAGTCGTTACTCTCCcgtccatctctctctctctctcaaccactTTCTCTCACTCCATTGGCACCCCCAATCCCCTGTCTTTCTTTGCCATTCCCTATCCCCACTCCCTTTCACCTCCATAGTGTCACCACATCACTGAATCAATATCATTTTTCAAAGCCGTCAACTACATCCATTTGACCCAAGTTCATGTCAACTGATCTCAATAACTCAACCTAAACCCATGAGTAGAATCACCCACACAAAATCCGATTACTCCCTTACCTAATTAGCCACCAATTGCCAATCAAATAACTAACCACCACCCATATCTATCTAAGACCCACTCAACCATGCCCCTCATAACATACCATAATGGGTCCATTAAATGAGTTAAGGTCATCATGTGAGATTCACATGACAGGATACTTGTTCAATTTAGGTGGATGTCACCTCTCATTCAATTaagtttgtaactaaactttgtctgTGTGACAAAGgatttcttaaataaaataggAAATAACACCGAAAGCTTTTGATGCGAGAGACTAAGAAAGGTAAAAGAACACCGAAAGCTTTTGATGCGAGAGACTAAGAAAGgtaaaagaacaaagaaacccTTGGCTTTCTGAGCAATGACTTAAAAGACTTCATAAATATGTAATAAAGGTTaatcatcattttaattaatttgaatacCATTAGACAAAATAAAGCTTAATCATCCTTTTAACTTATATGGTTCTCAATAATCCAAAAAGGTGTTcgaaaaaagggggaaaaagagTTTAAAGAGGGAATAAGGAAATCTGACCAAATCAGCAAAACCTAGAAAGCTTTACACAAGAGGAGATAagagacaaaaagaaaagaaaaaggaagagggATAATAAATCCAAGGATTTTAAAGACACCCACCCCAACAAAAAAAGACCTGAAGTAATATTAAGAggtaggtgtttttttttttttttttttttttttttttggctaagggGAGTACATAGAGCCCTTGGAGATTTGAGCACCTCACTATTCTCTCAAATGAGTGTAATTCCTTGCCTCACATATACTAGGTTAGTGGCAAAGCCAACAATGTTTTCCAGTAGGGCCAAGCAAAATATATCTATAATTCATACCCACACATATCAATTTATGCTTAAAACGTGTCTATTAGATGATTGAGTGTgcctatatataaatatatatattatttttatttatatataaaaatttgatcaagtcaattttatataatttaagagaatttttgtttttcactaaGTTGTGTAGTTAtcctttaaattaattataattaatactttgaatattttaaataattttttgtgttgaATAAATTGAAGATTACACATTAATGTATAATAATAGTTTTAGAAAACATGAaatgtataaaataaattaattcaaataattaattaataaatattacttttatatgCCTTAAATTCATaatgggacccaccattcatatgagaggagggagtacacatttatggtactccgggagtacctaataattttccttaaaaaagtGGGGTGGTGTGCGGGGAGAGGGGTGGGTTTGGGTCCTCTCCCTACACCACTGCATCTAGTAATTACTAGAATGATCCTTTGAGATGGCCTAAAAATGTTTGTTAGAAATTTCAAGCCTAGATTCTCATTAATTTCATGATTGACCCTTGGTAGTCCTTCTTCTAACTCACCACCAAAGTGGGAAAACACAGGCACATGCACCAGCTATTTGTATGTATGTAATAATTGTATTAGTATTGCAAAATCTAAAGGTCGGCAACAGTAGTACCTCATCCTTGGCTTTTTTTGGTAGTAAAACCCATATACAAACCcttaaaagaaattttgtatagaaagggaaaaaaataaagaaaaaataaattgattgtctcatatatatatatatatatatataattaaaataaagctTCATGCTTACTAACTTATTCATAAATACATTATTATGTATAAGCATAATTTGACAAATAGTCAAACTTGAAATTAGAttaaatgtttgtttgtttgctaaAGACATTAATATAAATTTGGTTGTTTCTTATCAtgaatataaattatttatgaacatttaaagaaaaatcatctaGTGGGTTCCAATAAGCTTAACTAGTAAAGTTCTTGTTgtcgaataagagatttgagattcaaacCTCgcctataaaaaaaactaattggtgtcttgccCAATAATATAACGCAATTATCAAGGAGCAGtcacaataaattaaatttctattatatctatataaaaaatgaaaagaaaagaaaagaaaaagtatccACATATGTTTTCATATACGGCCATGGT
This genomic stretch from Quercus robur chromosome 4, dhQueRobu3.1, whole genome shotgun sequence harbors:
- the LOC126723156 gene encoding UPF0481 protein At3g47200-like, with product MAEQRGNSNYFPDMEIQITPSEQRGGKEYSIEIPPPVQQVEPEKRRECCIYKVPLKLRRVNEDAYTPMLISIGPYHHKRKNLKKMEDLKRRYFWDACDRTNKSPEDLSGRIQELDYRKILHCYADDSHMMKEEDFMTMILLDSIFIIEELWRTNENPPMSPPAMTTISQKCEWRMWGACVINFQKERKEDNSEKKNHEKENPWRSYNIMQDLLLLENQVPFFVLEDLYEFAYSDLFMYPQNEDNSFRRHVHKYFFHFWEISGFVRDSDYEKIFASKKKEVKHFTDFLRYFLLPHNPTCGRSFERVPCATNLSEAGVEFKVSKSENGRLLDIQFRKSALLEICPFLDFSWLLSCFPCLKCLEIMQPVLELKSFIIGDETESVVRNLMALEQCHYPREAYVCNYIVLLDHLINTAADVDLLVEKNVIVNWLGNNKAVATLINGLCLQIIEGNHSCYFELSEKIKHHYNSRWSKLMASLTNLYFKDFWRGTATVVGIMVLLFAFWNFLRPFVFHT